CAATCTTCAGGAAGTTTTGCCCCGTGAAAAACCTGGACAGTATTTAAAACAGGTGTTGCATAGATTTTGTATGCCTGAATTtctaaaaagctgaaaatggaTATTAACACAACATAATTAAGCCAGGGTTGTTAGCTCaaaaatgacaatttttcaTTCTTAGGGATTCATTATACTGGAACTTATGAggggttttttacatttgtcttttttttctgtcttcataaATACATGAGATGTGAACATCTGAGATATAATTGGAGGCTACCATTCTAAGAAATTGCTTTCGCCTTAGGTAAATATATGCTTTTCACATATTCCTGTAATTATCCCctgaaaaaagtttaaaaatccACTTTCAAAGGCAATCTTtataaaatacagcaataaCTGAAGTTACTATTTATAAAAGACCTATTTAACCCAAATTACTTTTCTAACAGGTAGATTTGCAAGCCATATTAATAGTTGTAAGATCAGACTTGGGATCCTATATTAATATAAAACTGATGTAACGTCAGACATTTAAGACTCTTGATAAATATATATCTGAGAGGTTCAGGGTCATATATTACTGGATAGACCCAGAGGAGGGaagtgaagaagagaaagatatTGTCAACATTTACACTAAACATATTAattaaaagttttgtttctcttaGCTTTATAAAGATCTTACATATATGAACAGCTATTAGGCATTATTAGAATGCACCTGTGTGTGTCTAAGAGAACATATTTGAGATTTGTATAATGGATATGTCTCACCTTCACATAGTATTTCAGGGTGGCAATAGATGCTGCcatctttctcttttacagCAGTTGCGGTAGATGGAAGGGTGACTAAATTAGAACCTACTTCAGCATCCTGAAAGAGACATATGCTGAAAAAGTAATGTGTCTCTAAGAATATGCTTCTAATTTAGATCTTCCATCAGGTTTGATATTAATATAGAAAATTTGGGGATTAAACAAACAATCCAGCTTCAAGAAGTTCCTTCTTATGGTGTTTATCTTGTAACATTAGATTCTGACCTTTTCATTAGAAATCTTGTTATACTCAGAGGATTTTAATATATCATAGAGTAATCATTTTGAATCATACTGAGTCTTTAGAAAGGTTTAGATAGACATGGCTGTGTTCCAGAAGCACAATAAATGAATTACATAGTTTGTGATTTTAATTAATGAAGATGGGTTTCAAGGAATTAGGTATCAAATTCCCACTAAAAGTCgccagggttggggttttttgcaccTGCTATAAATCAAGTGCAAAAACAGATGTAATGCACTCTTGTTTTTAATACGCTATTGCTGAATTCTTAAGATTGCAGGGTAGTTTGGATAGCTGGTGTGATCCAACACATCCTTTGTCATTGCTGCATAACTGCTTTTGAGACATGAACAAAGCAGCAAGATTCTAGGacgtaaaaagaaaaagtattatCCATTCCAAATGTATCAGGCAGAAACTTGCCCAAGTTGCTGGGCAATATAAAATCTTCCCTGCAAACAATGATGTAAAatgatgttttaaattaaactgaaagATAAAATCTTTCCTCTTCCTGGCAAATCTCACACTTAAATGAAATCTTCTAATTTTAATAAAACCATTGCAACAGTTGGGACCATGCGTATATTATATATAGGCTTCCAGTAAAGTGGAAGAAACAGGTTGTGCAAAACCTCATGCATGCCCTTCCAGTAAACAGCCAAGTTGATATATCTGCTCGTATTTGATAGCATTTTACAAATAATTGCACTGGTAAGGAAATTACATATGCTTAGTAGCCTTGTTCTCCATGACGGATGGTATCAGAACCTAGATCCATTTGACTGTATGTCCAGGTGCTCATTGCCATTTCTCATAATACATACACGAAACAAAACTCCTCCACGCTTTGTGtatatgttatttttaaagaatcagAAATTTGCACATAAAGGCTGGCAACTAATAATTCACCCATCATTCACaccaatgtattttaaattactgatcaaagaacagatttaaaagccattttctttctACCTTGTCATACTGCAGAGGAACAACAAATCGTTTGCAGGTTGGCATGGAGGTAAGCTTGCTCTTCTCTTCGAAGTCTTTAGTCAGGTTTTTTAAATAGAACATATCATATAAGCTATTGTCTGTATAGGCAATAATATCAAAAATAATGTGGCCGTCCTCTTCATAAGCATTTATATGGTGAAAAAGCACCATAGCATCAGTATAAAATTTAGTGGATACTTCTTTTTTAGTCTTCTTGTCTACAAAGTGAAACCAAGTCTGAAAGATAGGAGACGTTATTTAAAACCATTAATGTTCAGCAAATAGTTATTTAGGAAACTGTTTTCTAATGGTAGCCATCAACATTCTAATGTATTGTCTGTTTCTACTGAAGCATATTAAGAACTCAGGATTTGCTACTAGGAGACAAGAGGTTCCAACCTGAAGATCAAAACATGCAGGAGTAAAAGAAGTGctttaaattcattttactGTTGCAAATTACTATTTGGGCTAGGCTGAGGATTTAAGTTTTCTGGTAAAACCTGGAAAATCCCCTGCTctatttttaagttaaataaaTCTGCCTTATTCCAGAGTCTCTGTAGTGCTCTGTGCTGGTGCACTCTACTCCAGCATGCCCCACTTATTGATGGCCAGAGCATGTGGAAATAAGGTCCtcagaaaacaggttttttccTCAGTGGCCATGATGAAAGGCTCTCCTTTTGTCTGATGCAGGCTTTTCCACCAGTCTGGCTCTCCTGTCTGATGCAATGGATCTAGAGCAGATCTCATCCACAATATACAGTATTTTGTTTGGACCAGGAGCAACTGTATGTGTCTGGGATGCTAGTGAGGTTTTGAATTTCTCTGCTATCACACAATATTTCTAACAATGCCAAACTATCTTCTTTCTCAAGCACTTCAGCatcagatatttatttatttgtgaaatTTCTGGAGATGGCAGATAGTAttcaaaaaaatacaacttttaaaaaaaaagtgcaacaTGAAAGTCAAgggttgaaaaaaaaagagggattactgaaattaatgaaccagatgaaaaacagaacagtGTGGAAGAGGTCACTGGCCTGGCTGACTCCATTGCTCAGCACTAGGAAAAATACCTTATCTTCCTTATGATAGGCAAGGCAGGAAGCCCAGTTCACACCTCGGATGTAAGCAGTTGCCATTTTGACAATATCCAGTTTGAATGGCTGCTCTATGAAGACAATGTAATTTTCTGTGATTCCAAAGCTATGGCAGTAGCTTGGGTGGAGCAGAGACTGAGAAGGGATGGAGCATACCACTTCCAGAtgtttaaaatgagatttcttcttttctttttctgaacataaataataattaaaaaaattatatttataataAATTCCAAACCAATCTTGTGCTTGGATTTCTCCCATGTATGAAGTAGGAAAGAACAGGTTCCTCtcagttttatttgtatttttctgttaagaaaGTGGTTTGTTTCCTCCTGCAGAATTAACATAGAAGTTTGCATCTGAGTGAAGCAATGCAGTAATATCACAATGCCGGATCCATTTAGACAGAGGCCCCTCATCTCAGTATTTGATTCCACTGGTTACTGTCTTCAGAAGTTCCAGCATAGTGGAGAAAGATGTACAATTAAATTGGCAGCTTTACAAGGGGGTTCAAATGCCCCCATATTTTTGAACTTCTAAGGAGATGTTCCTGTTTGATCTATACTGACTGAGCCCCAGCTAGGAATTACAAACTTATCTTTCACCTGTGGAAGGCCTCTTAATTGTTCAACCAAGAGGACACACATCACACTAGCAGCTGATTTTAAacaacaccacaaaaaaaaaattgtcttgaaGGAAAAAGAGCAAGTGATTTGCTCTGTGAACAAAGGACAGTATTTCAGCAAAGCCTAGTGTAGGCCAGGTTAGAGAGGAATTAACTCTCCATTAGGTATTATTTGGTATTATGCTTCCCTATAATCACAGTATCAGCATTTTAAGAGCATTTtcatttatgaagaaaattaaaatctacaACTTCAAATTATATATACTGCCCTATAGATTGTTTCTGTTCGTCCTCCCTCTACACATCACAATACCAGGAATCGAAATTCTTCTGAAAGTTAGTTCACTCTAGTAATATTCAAAGTAGAATTCTTCCAAAAGCAAATTCCTCTAAAAGCAAGGTTCTTCATACCGAAATACCCTGTTCACACTGTATTCAAGATGAACCTTTGTAATAGCACATGCCCAGATAGGTTAAGCAGTTAGCATTAAGTTCACAATAagttaaaattaagaaaatgaacaCCATCGGTTTCTAGAAGAGCTGTATCACCACCCCTTAacctcagaagaaaagaaattgctaaCAAGTTTCTAGAAAATACTGATAAAAGGCATATCTTACCTGGCACAGAAGGAGGAATCTTAAATAGAATGTATTTTGTCTTCCCTTTATCAACTATTGAAGTACCCATGTTGAGAATATTTCCAGCACTGTCATAGTGCGGGTGAGAAGTTGCCACATTTACAGCTACATATTTGCTGTAGTCAACCTGGAAAATGATACAATAGGAGATTTTAGAGATGTGTAAGATAATTAAAATTTATGTCAGCTAACACCACAAATCCACCAGCTTTTTAGCACTGGCAGCCTTTTACTGGTACCCCATTTTCCAAGGGCCTTGAAATTTAAACAATCAAGCCAAATTATTTATGCAGGTACTCAAATGATTTTCTAATTCAAGGCTAAAACAAGTTACAGAATCTGAATTACATTCACCTCTCCCTTACAGCCACGTAACACAATGGGAGGATTGTCTGAAGAAGTTCCCCTGCCAATGCCCATTTCATCCTGAAAATAGTTTATTTAATAGGGCTATGAGTCTGGCAATCTTCTGGAGCAAAAAGATTTCTATTTGATTTAAAGCATGGAAATTGTACTCAAACTGTACTGCATGCTAGAAAAAACTCATTGTATATTTCAATATGTcaagatttcattttcagaattaaGTAATATCTTGCATAAAGTACTTGAAAAGTAGTCATATAACTGACCTACTGAATTGTTAATTCTGTAAATCACTTGGTAACTACAGATGCATAATAGTGGAAATCATCCAAAATAATTACGTCACAAGCACGATACATGGTATTATTCCTGCAACCTTGCTAGATTATGTACAAGTGAAATTGCTCAAAGCCCAGCTTTTCCCAAACTAACTGGGACTTAATTTTGAACTCATGAGTTCTTAAAAGATCTGGTATCTTCACGATTTCACTTTAGCATGATTTCAAAAGTAAGGGAATAGTAGAATAAGAAAAGTATCTTTCCAGTTTTGTGTCCTGCATGTGTTAAAGGATCCTTATGAGTCAGCCTGAAACTTTATTCATTAGCAGATGAGGAACCAGAATGACAGACAGTTGTTTATACCTTCTCTAATGTCTCCAGAGTCTGCGGATTAATTTTCCTGATGAAGTTAGTCTCACTGGTAGCATAAAAATCATCCCCAGTTTTCATAATGTTGATCAGGCAGTTATCTGTGAACTCAGGAATGGTGTGAGACAGATACGAGAACGCCCTGCGGAGAGGGAAATTTCCTGTCAGTTCATTAGAGCAGCAGAGGCTGTCCCAGCTTTTACCCCCTACAAAGCAGAAGTCACCAGAGCAGCGCAGGCTGTGCCAGTCTCTCCCCTGCTGTGCCCTCTTCTGGCAGCTCCTCCACTGCCTGGGTGGAAAGGGTGGaaaagcagaggagctgggctTCTCCAACGCCCTTGGCCGGGGCGAGGGTTAAGGACATACATGCAACTGTTTTTCCATACCCAAATGGGCATCCAGGTCCAGTCCTGCTGTCAGCTGTAATGTGCACTGGTTTATCAGGATGGGCTAATTACACACTCTCCTGGGCATTCCTGGTGAGAATTTGGCCTAACACTTCCTACCTAAAAGCTGGTAGGTTTTTCAGGGTATGCCTTCATAAAATAGATAGATTCATATACTCCCtgacagaatatttttgttCCTGGTGTTATCCTGTATCACAATTATGATTTCAAAGAAGATCCAACTTCACATGTGGGCTTGACAGTTTTCCTTATTAGTGTAGGATTTTATCATACTCACTTGAAGCCAAGACAAATTTGCTTATATCCCTTTCAAACTTAAAATGGAAGTGTTACCCTATGtgctggaagaggaaagaaaagcatcttaTCTCAGGGTAACAACTTACAACATATTAACTATTTTGCAATAACTATCCATGCATGTGCTCTTATCAAATATCAAATTCAAGGTCATTAGAGGTAGTTCAGACAGGAAGAAGAGATGGGTAAGCTACTTGCATTTGGCAGAGAATATCCACAGCCAATTTTACAAGACAGGTAATAACATGATGGCTTACACCTTGCCTCTCATATACAGCCTATCATCCTTTCTAACAGTATGAAAGTAGCCATTGCAGTGATCCCAAGTGGTTCTGATTTTGAACATAAGATTAACTCAGGCCTATGGGTGCCATCCTTCAAAGCACTGCACGTGACACAAACAATGGAAATTTTTTatcaccttctttttttttattaaaagtggTCTTTAATCCAGaagtttttctgatttttttgaagtgattgatgcttttcttctttttgttgaaTAAACTTTACATTAACTCATTCCACATCTcttaatcttttccatttttgctgcttctccccttagagtatcatttttatacatttctgTGAAgcacttggaaaagaaaatatttgttttttcaaaattacaacAAAAGCTACTTGCAATAGTGAATAAAACAGCCAATATTGCTgataaaatgaatttaaaatatttgccttaGAATAACACATAGAGAATACAGTGCTGGATATACCTCTTGGcctttttaatatttagcaATTGTaaatttacaaaacaaattttgtatttgtaaatatGTCAATGGTAGACAGACATCTGTGCTGGAGAGAGAAGTAGCTGGAAGAATCTTGTTGGAAAAATCAGTGCTTACTtggcaaatatatttttgcatgGATCTGGATAAGCCATAGTTCCAAATTCAGACACCACAATTCGGTTTGCTTCCACATTGCAGTTGTACGTGTCACTTCGGAGATACTTACTTCTGTAGTAAACTTCACCTGACAAAGGCCAAACAGGTTTCAATTACATTTCATACTGAGTTCTTTAGAAAATTAGCATAGGTAAAGTCAGGGAAAGAGTTTCTCAAGCAGATGTCCTTTAGCTAAGAAAAGTTTGCAATGAAACCGACAATGCCCCTCAATCTCTGTTTTGGAATGCTTTTTCAGCTCTCTAAGGAACCCGAGACTATTCTTGTGGCTGCTGAGATTGGTAACAGTTTGTCTAGCTTCCTTGATTCCCAACACAGTTGGACAACACTGGTAGACTGGCGAGAGGAAAGGCGGGATTTGGATAAACTCTTCcaataaaccaaaacaatctGTGTAAAATCAGTAATTAGGCATCAATGTGTGGGTGGTGATAAATCTCCTGTATTGGCAAAATTTAGTTATGAGAGAGTAACAAATTGCTTGAAGGAATCAATGTCTATCCTGACCAACTTAGTGGACCACTATACTTGAACTAAATGAGCTCTGTTTGTGTTAGGTAAGTAAAATATACTggcaattttaaaaacactggtCATTTCTTTATAGGTTATTTTGTTAAGGATGTAGAGCTGGACAGGAAAGGAGGTCCTGCAGTTGCATTAAATGCCTTCAATCACAGAAACGGAAACTAAAAAGTAAACACTAGGAATGGAGGATGACAGGAGAAAAACGCAGTTCTTGAACAGGTACACACTTTTTGCAGCAAGAATCTAGGTGTAAGACATCCTGCCTCACACTGTAGAACAGCTGAACTGataaaaaatgctttaactgaaaacaaaaaatgaaattgttttggATAGAGGAGCTGCCTGTTTTCCCTCCATAAGGATTACAGGTAGGAGGACTGCTTGTAGGGGTGTCAAGTATACATAAGTGAGGTTTGCTATGTGAAGTGACACAGTGGCCCAGTTTCGCTCCTGGCAGCTGTTATAGCTGCAACCAAATCCCAAAAGGGGAATGTTAGTCTTCCCTGAAACTAGGTTGTTCATCCACAACAGAAAAACCTCCGGATATTACAGTTTGAAACAATAGAGGTTTTCTTGCTCTGGGTGGAAGGCAAAGGCTGCCCTGCAGTAACCTGCTCAGAGCTGGTTGCAGGCTATCCTGCAATGCAGACAATACTGAACTTTGGCACTCCAGAAAAAAGGACAACGTGATCTGTCTCTGATAACAGTCCTGCAGAGatactcctgctgctgctgtggtgaGTGAGGTGTGAGCGTATGTTTGGAGAGACTTTCCCCGAAGTGGTTGCGACCTCACCAGACATGCCGCTCTGCAGACAAAACCTGCACCCTTCTAATGCTAATCAAAGTCAGAACAGAATGAGCAACATAAGGCACCAAGATTTGGGtcattaagctttttttaatctgatgtGCAACAACTTaccatttttaaatgtaaagctATGCAGCAGAGCCAAGCCATCAAACCAGTGGTTATACTTAGTGTCCCCTATTGTGTGCATCCCTGGGCCATTTCGGAGAAGTATCCCTTTCAACCAAGTGGGCAACTGACCTATAAACAAAAAGAACATACCAGTATCCATTCATTTAGGTGAGGGGCATGTTACAGGACAATTTTCCTTAGGGCACAGGCTTCATATAGGCAGACAGACTATGGGTGTAAGTCTAGATTTGTAATAGCATATAATCATGTTGGAGTTTTGGTTAACGAAAATATGACCTGCTCAACAATGTGGCACTAGTGATATTCTGCATGAATATTGCTATACGAGATTACTATAAGAAGATGAGATTGCTGGAATGTAATTTGCTAAATATCAGGAATTAAATAAAGCTGGACCTTTCTTTCCTGCACTCAGATTTTAAAGTGATACATTCTACTCATGCCAGGAAAAGCTAGCGCTTATCAGAAATAAGCATATTTTATAGGTTATATGACTTGCATTGGCCTTCAGTACATCAATTTAAACTTCAGGCTAAAAGAACTCCAGTAAAAAATTCATTAATTAAATTACAGAGCATAATGTAGTGTCATTTTGGGAGTGCTTTTGTGACACTAGTCAGAATGTTGGTGTTTTGAACGCAAATAAAGGGTAGGAAttttatattgaaaatataTAAACACTGTTGAGGTTTGAATATGAAATTTTCCTTATCAAACCCTTGCAAGAAATACATTACCTACTATTTGACACACAGAATAACAACAATTAAAGAATGTCATTAGGGTTAAAGAGCTGAACAAAAGCATATCAgatattaaattaaaagcttcaCTTGCTGCTTTGTGTGTATACTTCCTGAGGGAATATTTAAGATCACTTACTACCTTTCCACACAATTCCTGCACTGCATATTGTCTCTGCATAAAAAGCTATTCAGGACTTTTAATTCTCTTTATCATTTAGTTTGTGACCTCATGTTGATTTTGTTGACACACTTTCTTATTAATACTCCCTTTACAACAGATAGAAATGTCCTCCCATGGAAATACTCAATTTCGTCAAAGCTCATGCTGTTGCAGAGAGGTAACAATTGTTTTGCTGTAAGACCTTCTGAGATCCTAATGGGACTTTGGATACTTTCTGAGAGAATATTTCCTGAATTTTGCCCTTTTTAGGTAAGGGAGACAAGGACATTTGCCATTTCTTCAAACAAATGACATTAAGGACACAAGGAAAAACCATCCAAATGCAAAGGAAGGATATGGAGTAAATGTCAGCTTTAACTAAAATACATTCTCAGTCAGGCTAACCAACTAATATTGTATGCCACAATGCTCACACAACTTCATTAGGCTTAGAGTTCTGGAatacaggaggaaaataaaaaattgttgaCACAATGTATGgactttcattattattattattattattattattattattattactactactactactactacaacAACATTCTAGAAGAGCCTTGAAAACCAAACCTTACTTGCCTTTCTAATACAAGAAGTTCCAATGCAATAATTATAGCACTTTTTTGTATAAGATGAACAAGGTTTAACCTTTAATACACATAACTGCACAAAACCTGAGTAACTAAAAATAGTTGTTGAGAAGATAGTGAGGAAATCACAAGTTAACAGAAGCAAAGAATCCTTCAGAAAGAATAGGATAATGATCTTAAGAAAGTACATATTCAAAATAGATACATAATTTTTGTTTGGCTGACTACTGAACATTAATTGCTGAACAAGCTTAGTCTTCTTATATGCCTAAAACATAAGCGTTTCTTTTCTTGCCACTTCCCTTTCtacagttttctggttttggcaaTAGAAGACTCTAGGCTCTGCTATTTCTCCAGTATTATGGGCAACTGCAGCGTAGTGAGTGTAGTCTTTTGTGCTCCTACCCTCACACCAATGCCATTTATGATTGTAAATCTGTGCAATGAGCATGAGCTGCTAGTCATGCCCCAACATACCTTTTGCTAACACTGAGTTGTGCTGACTGCACGGGGTCTTGCTGCAACCAATCCTTCTTTCCCTGTGGTGAAAATGTAATACTTCTGCTGCATATGAGGTCTTGTGGGGTTTTGACCCAGTAAAACTATCTTCTGCTTTGGGGCTTATCATTCAAGAAAAGCAGATATTTCTGCAATTCAGTGAAGATCTTGCAGCTCCTAAGGCTAAAAAATTTGTTTAGAGATTATTTCTCTAGATCAGAATAATGATGCTCAAAACATTCCAggacaataaaataatttcactggAATAgataaacagggaaaaaaggtgaTCTTCTGTTTAAGGCACTGTGGACTTGATGCAGCTTCTGAAACTTCTGGAGTAATTCAGTGTAGTTTCTGGCATAATTCCAGTATAAAAAGCATGGAGCAAAGGGTCATCTAGTGAggttttcagatgaaaattcaTCTTAGTCAGAATTAAGAATTTCTGTAAATCACACCAGGTACCAATCAGCATCCTGAAGTGcttaaattgctttaaaaatctggaCCTTTTATCTTTTTTGCTTCAGACTTTTATCTGAAGTGGAGATAACGATACTTTTCTGTACCATGTGAGGACACAAAAGTGACACAGTAAAATGTCCAAATATTTGGAAGTTTATTAACTATCATAGCAACAAAGTCATGTACAATCACATGGCTGTACAGTGTTTAGGAGAGCATGGGTTAAATTATGGCTGATGTTAGAAGTATGGGGTCATATTTACAGTGTACGTATTGAGTAACAAGGAGCCAAAATAGTGGCAGACCTCAGGggcagcaaaatatttaaagagatGAAGGTTCTCTTTAGTTCCTAATTGGTAAGTACTGAATCAGCATTACCAATGGAAGAGTATTTTGTATACACGattttatttactgaaatatACAGTCTTTGTTCAAATAAACCATTCCATAATACAGATCAGGTCTGATAAGTGGTTTGTTTGCAAACAACTTCAAATGTTTCTGTAATAAGTTTTTAtcttgaggaaaataaaaaggaaggcATAAAACCACGGCAAATTATAACAAAGCACTTTGTCtgagttggaaaaaaaaccttttccaaTTCAGCCACCAaactgaacaacaacaacaacaaagtcaTGCAAGTTTTAATTGTCATCTTTCTAAGTGTCGTACTTGGGAAGTGACTTTAAAATTGGTATTAGATGCCTACTATTTCTTGGACTACATATTACAAAAAATGCAGCATATATTTACTACATGGGGGATCTCAGCGACAAACCTCTCCTGTAGCTGTAGCAAAAACACTCTTctgtaaagtaaaaaaagtagTAAGAATAATAGATTGATCACGTGTTCATCCCTAGAGAGCCACTTTCAACTATGTCTCTGAAGGCTACTCTGCATTTTTTACTGTATTAACTTCAGAACCCTCTTTTTAACGGTACTCAGTGGCATCCGTTACCACTGCTTCTCTGTTCAGAAACGCTGTTGTTGAAGAGTCTCAGTTTTAGTGACCCTCCCCAGGAGGCAAGGAAGAGTGTGAGCAGGCAGAGGGAGGCGTAGGGAAGAGTCACAGAAGCAGAAACGGAAAGGCTGAGCAGAGCCATGGGGGAGGGGATGTCACCAGATTAAATCCCCGGACTTCGTCACCAACTTCAGTGATACCTGTTCAAACAGACTTTTTGGAAAAGTACACAGAAATGCCCATAAAGTGAGAAAAAGCCGACAGTCGGGGCACAAATGTTATCTGAGAGCCGTCCTTTAAACAAAATTCACTTAGCGTCGTTTCTCGCTTTCTCAGTTTCCCTTTTCAGTGTTGCCTTGGGTGAACAAGTGTTTCAGTGTTTACACATTTGAAAACACCAAAGTAACTGCACGTATTAGAACAGATTTTCTTGCACTTACCTTGCACCTCAGCTTTTATGGGCTCTGGGTgttcttctttatttctgccAAATATCATATCCATCTCTCACGTACTCAATGGTTCCCGTGTCCTCTAACCAGCCGCTCCTGCAGGCGCAGTGCTCCCCTCCTGTCTGGGCTCAGAACAGCTCTTTTCCTGTTACATATAAAGATAAGGTCAAAGTGCAATGCGAGCTAGTGGCTGGTGGCTTATAGATCGACAATTTGTAATAGCTGATCTTTAATCCCTAGCACATACACTATAATTCTGGCAcatttgcattaaaattaaCTCTTTCACTGATTCAAAGGAGAAGTAAGAAAAACATAACTCGCCTGTTTGCTCCTTATCTGAAGCAGCCAGGCACA
This genomic window from Haliaeetus albicilla chromosome 10, bHalAlb1.1, whole genome shotgun sequence contains:
- the BCO1 gene encoding beta,beta-carotene 15,15'-dioxygenase: MDMIFGRNKEEHPEPIKAEVQGQLPTWLKGILLRNGPGMHTIGDTKYNHWFDGLALLHSFTFKNGEVYYRSKYLRSDTYNCNVEANRIVVSEFGTMAYPDPCKNIFAKAFSYLSHTIPEFTDNCLINIMKTGDDFYATSETNFIRKINPQTLETLEKVDYSKYVAVNVATSHPHYDSAGNILNMGTSIVDKGKTKYILFKIPPSVPEKEKKKSHFKHLEVVCSIPSQSLLHPSYCHSFGITENYIVFIEQPFKLDIVKMATAYIRGVNWASCLAYHKEDKTWFHFVDKKTKKEVSTKFYTDAMVLFHHINAYEEDGHIIFDIIAYTDNSLYDMFYLKNLTKDFEEKSKLTSMPTCKRFVVPLQYDKDAEVGSNLVTLPSTATAVKEKDGSIYCHPEILCEGIELPRINYDYNGKKYNYVFATAVQWSPVPTEIVKFNVQTKEMLYWGEDHSWPSEPVFVPSPDAREEDDGIVLTCVVKSDPKEAPFLLVLDAKTFKELGRAIVDVEMPLDLHGMFIPEKDLKTETE